The window ATTTCACGCCGAACATCTCGGCGAAGCGCGCCTTGTTGGCGTCGGCATCGGCCAGCGCCTGTGCCGGGTCGAAATCCATCAGCTTGATCTCATCGCGCGCGGGGAAGCCTTCGGGCATGCCCATGTCGTTGCGGGCGGGGATGTAGCCTTGCTCCAGCACCAATTCCTGCCCGGCCTCGCTCAGCACGAAATCCACGAATTTCTGCGCGGCATCCATATTGTCGGCGTCCGCGAGGATCGCGACCGGCTCGGTCACATAGCTCACGCCTTCCTCCGGGAAGACGAATTCCACCGGGGAGCCGTCCTGCTTGGCGCGGATCACGAGGAAATCGACCACGGTGCCGTAGGGCTTTTCGCCCGACGCGATGGCTTTGAACGTGCCGCCGTTGCCGCCTTCGGCGCGGGCGTTGTTGGCGGCGAGCTTCTCGTAATACTCCCAGCCCAGATCCGGGTTGGAGGTCAGCGTCGCAAGGTGGATCAGCGCGGCCCCGGAATACAGCGGCGAGGGCATCGCGGTCAGGTTTGCCATATCGTCGGCGGCAAGGTCGGACCAGCTGGCAGGCGGGGTCTCGACGCCGGTGTTATAGGCGATGCCGGAGGTGATGAGCTTGGTCGAGTAGTAATAGCCCTCGGCGCTGTAGAGCGCGGGATCATACGCCTCGGCCTCGGGGGAGGTATAGGCGGCAAGCTGACCTTGCTGCGCCATGCCTTCCAGCGTCACGGTGTCAGCGATCAGCAGCACGTCGGGCTGCGCCGCGCCGGCCTCGGTTTCCGCCGTCAGACGGGCCATCAACTGCGTGGTGCCGTCGCGGACCCAGTCCACGTCGATGCCGGGATTGGCAGCCATGAAGGCGTCGACGGTTTGCTGCGCATCCGCATTGGGCTGCGAGGTGTAAAGCGTCAGCGTTTCGGCCTGCGCGGCAAACGGCAGACCCAGCGCAAACGCGAGGGTGAGGGGCGTGGCAAGGGCGGTGCGGGTCATTACTGTCTCCGGTGCTCTTTCGAACGAAAATCTCAGTCGCGCTGCTCATGCAGGCAGGGCTCACCTAGCGGCGGTTTGTGACAGCTGGATGAAACGTGGAAATATAAATTCGAAAAGATAACTTGCCTGGCGGGACGTGCACGGCCTAAGCCTTTGCGCGTTGAATGGTTTTCGTACGAAAGGCTG is drawn from Pacificitalea manganoxidans and contains these coding sequences:
- a CDS encoding ABC transporter substrate-binding protein, with protein sequence MTRTALATPLTLAFALGLPFAAQAETLTLYTSQPNADAQQTVDAFMAANPGIDVDWVRDGTTQLMARLTAETEAGAAQPDVLLIADTVTLEGMAQQGQLAAYTSPEAEAYDPALYSAEGYYYSTKLITSGIAYNTGVETPPASWSDLAADDMANLTAMPSPLYSGAALIHLATLTSNPDLGWEYYEKLAANNARAEGGNGGTFKAIASGEKPYGTVVDFLVIRAKQDGSPVEFVFPEEGVSYVTEPVAILADADNMDAAQKFVDFVLSEAGQELVLEQGYIPARNDMGMPEGFPARDEIKLMDFDPAQALADADANKARFAEMFGVK